The following proteins come from a genomic window of Chaetodon auriga isolate fChaAug3 chromosome 16, fChaAug3.hap1, whole genome shotgun sequence:
- the rln3a gene encoding relaxin-3a, with protein MWKAVVLAVCLLVAKVQPMDDPTYGVKLCGREFIRAVIFTCGGSRWRRSVRSADVSEDPFSSWQEESSEGLSHNAVVESLLQRNRDLSFIPGDNQEEVFSRPARSFITEEILEALRKADRKGRDVVVGLSNACCKWGCSKSEISSLC; from the exons ATGTGGAAAGCTGTGGTGCTGGCTGTGTGTCTCCTGGTGGCCAAGGTTCAGCCCATGGATGACCCAACATATGGGGTGAAGCTATGTGGCCGTGAGTTCATCCGCGCTGTCATCTTCACCTGTGGAGGCTCACGATGGAGACGGTCAGTCAGGAGTGCAG ATGTTTCAGAGGACCCATTCAGCTCCTGGCAGGAGGAGTCCTCAGAGGGCCTGAGTCACAACGCTGTGGTAGAAAGTCTTCTCCAAAGGAACAGAGATCTAAGCTTCATACCCGGAGACAACCAGGAGGAAGTGTTCAGCAGGCCGGCCCGTTCTTTCATCACCGAGGAGATCCTGGAAGCCCTTCGCAAGGCTGACCGCAAGGGCCGGGATGTGGTGGTGGGCCTGTCCAATGCCTGCTGCAAGTGGGGCTGCAGCAAGAGCGAGATCAGCTCTCTTTGCTGA
- the il12rb2l gene encoding interleukin 12 receptor, beta 2a, like: MAALRTGWLLSILLAYLPTCVAVVGPPAPPPAPDCYIPCDEKDCRKDIHCTWNARLEPQIPTNYSLHWKATDSKDQHVISGTGFSGYIQRVHFVNHGDLRVWVQAKNQHGSAKSQEVVYNTADIIKPPSPEVTPNHDEPFEIDWKFSCDQLLLSMGHCDVRHRAEADRKWQEEEGGFYGSYTLNSPKPCTAYELQVRCACGTILRSDWSPIHRIKGTERTPVGELDVWRDCGISPASSDCVLTWKNLPTFQACGHILGYEVKLSYNNGTVVLVNASTSKQEGQLECDERQCHFNSSLKDASSASISAYNAHGATVPSYLAMPVSGKEKNEQAFRLNINEENLTVSWDLPSQSSDNLKEYVVQYKQARSPPGQGFDWVKVTKNQTTAFFEGRFEKYTPFQVSLFTVSHSREVFHLSTVTGYSLEGPPPRVTLFKVISLAATNVTLLWEPAPLSQQHGVILYYQIGVDKQKVYNVSAPPQHENKTVQLSHLSPGQEYEVWVRAVTSAGPGQNVTIRFKTTDDDSAYFLVLVVISVFVICVLVVLVSACLVKFKVCPLVPPCFSDKVPDPRNSCIFRGMKHQINDPMAWICIPIHEPHPKISLLEVVQVETWPSKSSQQKASDVNGLTRPVVGDRSSHMDCQDNQREDAVTEECHRTDFRCGREAYSKMVDSDEERDREEEDRKDCWSSSEEEQCTSGYEKHFMPTASEILEVS; the protein is encoded by the exons ATGGCCGCACTTCGGACTGGGTGGCTTCTGTCCATCTTGCTGGCCTACTTGCCAACTTGTGTTGCTGTAGTAG gtcctcctgctcctccccctGCTCCCGATTGCTATATCCCATGTGATGAGAAAGACTGTCGGAAAGATATTCACTGTACTTGGAATGCAAGGCTGGAACCTCAGATCCCCACTAACTACAGCCTGCACTGGAAGGCAACAGATAGCAA GGATCAGCATGTGATCAGTGGGACTGGTTTTAGTGGGTATATCCAACGTGTACACTTTGTCAACCATGGTGACCTTCGTGTTTGGGTCCAGGCAAAGAACCAGCATGGTTCAGCCAAATCTCAGGAGGTTGTGTACAATACAGCAGACATCA TCAAGCCACCCTCTCCTGAAGTCACACCGAACCATGATGAGCCATTCGAGATTGACTGGAAAttcagctgtgatcagctgctgctctctatGGGACACTGTGATGTTCGACATCGGGCTGAAGCAGACCGCAAATGGCAGGAG GAGGAGGGTGGATTCTATGGCAGCTATACACTCAACAGCCCTAAGCCCTGCACAGCCTATGAACTTCAAGTTCGCTGTGCTTGTGGCACTATCTTGAGGAGTGACTGGAGTCCAATCCACAGAATAAAAGGCACAGAGAGAA CCCCTGTTGGAGAGCTGGATGTATGGAGGGATTGTGGTATATCCCCTGCGAGCTCTGACTGTGTTCTGACCTGGAAG AACCTTCCTACATTTCAGGCTTGTGGTCACATTCTGGGATATGAAGTCAAACTGTCCTACAATAACGGCACTGTAGTGTTAGTGAACGCATCCACATCTAAGCAAGAGGGCCAGTTAGAGTGTGATGAGAGGCAATGCCACTTCAATTCCTCTCTAAAGGATGCGTCATCAGCCAGCATTTCAGCCTACAATGCTCATGGTGCCACAGTGCCTTCTTACCTCGCTATGCCAGTATCAG gaaaagagaagaatgaGCAAGCTTTTCGCCTCAATATCAATGAAGAAAACCTCACTGTGTCCTGGGATCTGCCCTCTCAGTCCTCTGACAACCTGAAGGAATATGTGGTGCAATACAAACAAGCAAGATCTCCTCCAGGGCAAGGATTTGATTGGGTCAAAGTGACCAAAAACCAGACAACAGCATTTTTTGAAG GTCGATTTGAAAAGTACACACCCTTTCAAGTGTCGCTGTTTACAGTATCGCACAGCAGGGAAGTCTTTCACCTTTCAACAGTTACAGGATATTCTCTTGAAGGAC CCCCCCCCAGAGTGACATTATTTAAGGTGATTTCCCTTGCTGCCACTAATGTGACCCTGCTTTGGGAGCCTGCTCCACTTTCCCAGCAGCATGGGGTGATCCTCTACTACCAGATAGGAGTAGACAAACAGAAAG TGTACAATGTGAGTGCACCTCCACAGCATGAAAATAAGACAGTTCAGTTGTCGCATCTCAGTCCAGGACAGGAGTATGAGGTGTGGGTAAGAGCTGTGACTTCAGCCGGGCCTGGACAAAACGTCACCATAAGGTTCAAAACAACGGATGATGATTCTG CATACTTCCTGGTCCTGGTTgtaatttctgtgtttgtaataTGTGTTCTTGTTGTCTTGGTCAG TGCTTGTCTAGTAAAATTCAAAGTGTGTCCACTGGTGCCGCCATGTTTCTCTGACAAAGTGCCAGATCCTCGCAATAGCTGCATTTTCAGAGGGATGAAGCACCAG ATTAATGACCCCATGGCGTGGATCTGCATTCCCATCCATGAGCCACATCCTAAGATCTCTCTGTTGGAGGTTGTGCAAGTTGAGACCTGGCCATCTAAGTCCTCCCAACAGAAAGCCTCAGATGTCAACGGATTAACAAGGCCAGTGGTTGGAGATAGGAGCTCACACATGGACTGCCAAGATAATCAGAGGGAGGAtgctgtcacagaggagtgtCACAGGACAGACTTCAGATGTGGAAGAGAGGCATACAGTAAAATGGTTGACTCagatgaggagagggacagggaagaggaggacaggaaagatTGTTGGAGCTCATCAGAGGAAGAACAATGCACATCAGGTTACGAAAAGCACTTCATGCCCACTGCTTCAGAAATACTGGAAGTTTCTTGA